In Flavobacterium gelatinilyticum, a genomic segment contains:
- a CDS encoding exodeoxyribonuclease III, translating to MKIISYNVNGIRAAITKGFIEWLEAASPDVICLQEIKATQDQIPVEDIKAAGYPYQYYYPATKKGYSGVAILSKIEPKTVVYGTGIHHMDFEGRNLRVDFEDVSVMSLYLPSGTNIERLDHKFMFMDDFQNYINELKIAIPNLIICGDYNICHEAIDIHDPVRNKTVSGFLPAERAWLDAFMKSGFIDSFRHFNKDPHHYSWWSYRAGARGNNKGWRIDYNLVSNVMEHRLKRAVILPDAVHSDHCPVLVEIE from the coding sequence ATGAAAATTATTTCTTATAATGTAAACGGAATTCGTGCTGCAATTACTAAAGGTTTTATCGAATGGCTGGAGGCGGCAAGCCCTGATGTGATATGTCTTCAGGAGATTAAAGCCACTCAGGATCAAATTCCTGTAGAAGATATTAAGGCAGCGGGCTACCCATATCAGTATTACTATCCGGCTACAAAAAAAGGATACAGCGGGGTTGCCATATTATCTAAAATTGAACCTAAAACGGTAGTATACGGAACCGGAATTCACCATATGGATTTTGAAGGAAGAAACCTTAGAGTCGATTTTGAAGATGTTTCGGTAATGAGTTTATACCTTCCTTCTGGGACCAATATCGAAAGATTAGACCATAAATTTATGTTTATGGACGATTTTCAGAACTACATTAATGAATTAAAAATAGCGATTCCCAACCTTATCATCTGCGGCGATTATAATATTTGTCATGAAGCAATTGATATTCACGATCCGGTTCGCAACAAAACCGTTTCGGGATTTTTACCTGCTGAACGTGCCTGGCTTGATGCTTTTATGAAATCAGGATTTATCGACAGTTTCCGTCATTTCAATAAAGATCCCCATCATTATTCGTGGTGGAGTTATCGCGCCGGAGCAAGAGGAAACAATAAAGGCTGGCGTATCGATTATAATCTGGTAAGTAATGTAATGGAGCATCGTTTAAAGCGTGCAGTTATTCTTCCGGATGCCGTTCATTCAGACCATTGTCCGGTTTTAGTCGAAATCGAATAA
- a CDS encoding OmpA family protein — protein MIKKASIGLVVLALSATSCVSKKIYNDLETKYSDLKKENRSIADENADLKKAKNQLELDRDKLTKDLASTKDDLAKQKADLAAEQKKYKVLQDSYNALEKNSNDALEKNMAKNRELLAQLEAKGKALADEQARLDKTAGRLKELEDMIAAKEEAMRKLKETLSKALTGFEGKGLTVEHKNGKVYVSMENKLLFNSGSWAVGSEGRRAVVELGKVLGDNPDLSVLIEGHTDDDPYAGSGPIANNWDLSTKRATAIVAILIENSKIDKQKLTAAGRSEFSPLASNATPEGKAKNRRIEIILTPRLDEIAEMLNSIN, from the coding sequence ATGATTAAAAAAGCCTCTATCGGATTAGTAGTTTTAGCATTGTCTGCAACTTCATGTGTATCCAAAAAGATTTACAATGATCTTGAAACAAAGTATTCAGATCTAAAAAAAGAAAACCGCTCAATTGCAGACGAAAATGCTGATTTGAAAAAAGCGAAAAACCAATTAGAGTTAGATCGTGATAAATTAACAAAAGACCTTGCGAGTACAAAAGACGATTTAGCAAAACAAAAAGCCGATCTTGCCGCAGAGCAGAAAAAATACAAAGTATTACAGGATTCTTATAATGCATTAGAGAAAAACAGCAACGATGCATTAGAGAAAAACATGGCTAAAAACCGTGAATTGCTGGCACAGTTAGAAGCAAAAGGAAAAGCTCTTGCCGATGAACAAGCCCGTTTAGACAAAACTGCAGGCCGTTTGAAAGAACTTGAAGATATGATTGCGGCTAAAGAAGAAGCAATGCGAAAACTGAAAGAAACGTTATCTAAAGCCTTAACAGGTTTTGAAGGCAAAGGTTTAACAGTTGAACACAAAAACGGAAAAGTATATGTTTCTATGGAGAACAAATTACTTTTTAACTCAGGAAGCTGGGCTGTTGGTTCAGAAGGAAGAAGAGCCGTTGTAGAACTTGGAAAAGTTTTAGGTGATAATCCGGATCTTTCTGTTCTTATCGAAGGTCATACAGATGATGATCCATATGCAGGTTCAGGTCCTATTGCCAACAACTGGGATTTATCGACTAAAAGAGCAACTGCAATTGTGGCTATTTTAATTGAAAACAGTAAAATTGACAAACAAAAATTAACAGCAGCAGGAAGAAGCGAATTCTCTCCTTTGGCAAGTAACGCAACTCCAGAAGGAAAAGCCAAAAACCGAAGAATCGAAATTATCTTAACTCCAAGATTGGATGAGATTGCTGAGATGTTGAATAGCATAAACTAA
- a CDS encoding type II toxin-antitoxin system RelE/ParE family toxin, with the protein MNKLTVFWTENAKLDLKEIYFELKNKYSKETALKVRDELFNSANNIVFAEQFQLDEYRIDCRRIVVRNFKILYQIKDDSVFIVRIFNTFQNPLKSLK; encoded by the coding sequence ATGAATAAACTAACAGTTTTTTGGACAGAAAATGCAAAATTGGATTTGAAGGAAATTTATTTTGAGCTTAAAAATAAATATTCGAAAGAAACCGCTTTAAAAGTTAGAGATGAATTGTTTAATAGTGCAAATAATATCGTTTTTGCTGAACAATTTCAGCTTGATGAATATAGAATTGATTGTCGTCGAATTGTGGTAAGAAATTTTAAAATTCTATATCAAATCAAAGATGATTCTGTTTTCATTGTTAGGATTTTTAATACGTTTCAAAATCCATTAAAAAGCTTAAAATGA
- a CDS encoding aldo/keto reductase, translating to MKYTTLPNTDIKVSKICLGTMTFGQQNTEDEGHEQMDYALDRGVNFFDTAEMYSVPASEATYGSTEKIIGTWFKKSGNRDKVILASKIAGPNPNFGYMREKLDFSPASIKYAVENSLKRLQTDYIDLYQMHWPERKTNNFGQRAFHGHDDVWEDNFREILETFDGLIKEGKIKHIGVSNENAWGMMRLLEESKYNNLPRIKTVQNPYSLLNRLFEVNSAEVSKYENVGLLGYSPLAFGVLTGKFLTGESHPKARVNLFPQYKRYNSDQCTQATKLYQEIAKKHGLTLTQLAMGFVLQQPFLTSSIIGATTLEQLKENIDTIDVVLSKQILAEIDAVQAIIPDPAP from the coding sequence ATGAAATACACTACATTACCTAATACCGATATAAAAGTTAGTAAAATTTGTCTTGGAACGATGACTTTCGGGCAGCAGAATACAGAAGACGAAGGGCATGAACAAATGGATTATGCTCTTGATAGAGGAGTAAATTTCTTCGATACAGCCGAAATGTATTCAGTTCCTGCGAGCGAAGCAACTTACGGAAGTACAGAAAAAATTATAGGAACCTGGTTTAAGAAATCAGGAAACAGAGATAAAGTTATTTTAGCTTCAAAAATTGCGGGCCCAAATCCGAATTTTGGATACATGCGCGAAAAACTGGATTTTTCTCCTGCAAGTATTAAATATGCTGTTGAAAATAGTTTAAAAAGACTTCAGACTGATTATATCGATTTGTACCAAATGCATTGGCCGGAAAGAAAAACCAATAATTTTGGACAGCGCGCTTTTCATGGGCATGATGATGTTTGGGAAGATAATTTTAGAGAAATCTTAGAAACTTTCGACGGATTAATAAAAGAAGGGAAAATCAAGCACATTGGAGTTTCAAATGAAAATGCTTGGGGAATGATGCGCCTTTTAGAAGAAAGTAAATACAACAATCTGCCAAGAATCAAAACCGTTCAAAATCCGTATTCTTTATTGAACCGTTTGTTTGAAGTGAATTCTGCCGAAGTTTCAAAATACGAAAATGTTGGTTTGTTAGGATATTCGCCTTTAGCGTTTGGAGTTTTGACTGGAAAATTCTTAACTGGCGAAAGTCATCCGAAAGCCAGAGTAAACCTTTTTCCGCAATATAAACGTTACAATAGTGACCAATGTACCCAAGCTACAAAATTGTATCAGGAAATTGCTAAAAAACACGGTTTAACGCTAACGCAGCTAGCAATGGGATTTGTACTGCAGCAACCATTTTTGACAAGTTCTATTATTGGCGCAACCACTTTGGAACAATTAAAAGAAAACATAGACACAATTGATGTGGTTCTTTCGAAACAAATTTTAGCCGAAATTGATGCGGTTCAGGCTATAATTCCTGATCCGGCACCTTAA